The uncultured Desulfuromonas sp. genome contains the following window.
TCATCACCTGCCAGTCGCGCAGCTGTGTCACTGGCGCGAATCGTTTTCACAAGACGCTCGGCAATGCAGATGAGAACCTGATCTCCGGCATCGTGACCAAGGGAGTCGTTGATTGATTTAAAATGGTCGAGATCAAAAAAGCATAACGCCAACAAGGTGTTTTGGCGCTGCGCTTTGTGAACGGCGTGTTGCAAACGATCACGGAACAGAATGCGATTGGGCAGTCCGGTCAGAGGATCGTGGTGGGCGAGGTGCTGCAGCCGTTTTTCAATCGCTTTGTGCTCTGAAACTTCGTGAATGATGCATTGTGTCAAATGGCGGCCGGAGACATGGACCGAGGTGCAGCTGATGTCGATGATGTGTTGCTGGCCGTGCTGGCTGATCAGTAACATGTCACGAATCAGCCCCTTATCCTGGCAGGTGACCGGTTCGCCATCAGGATTCTTCAGCAACTGCCGGCGCTCCATGCCCATCAGTTCTTGTATGCTGTAACCGCTGAGAGCGCTGGCATGGTGGTTGGCGTCAATGATGCAACCGTCTTGTTTATCCACGATCAGGATGGCATCACTGGCACTCTTCATCAGTTCGCGGTACAGCAGTTCCGAGTTGTGCAGTTGCTGGCAGAGATCGTAAATCTCCTCTTCGGCTTTTTTGCGTGCTGTGATATTAACACTGGTACCGATAACGCGCTGTGCTGCTCCCTGCTCATTGCAATCCGTTACCCGTGCCCGGGTGCGTAACCAGATATAGTCTTCCCAGGCATGTTTGAAGCGGATTTCACAATCCAGTTTACTCAAACTGCCGTCGACCAGTTTTTTCAGGGCGTTTTTGAATACCGGGCGGTCCTCAGGGTGGATCCGTTTGAATAACATTCGCACCGAGCGAATGGTGTCGTGAGGCAGTCCGAGTAGATTGGTCCACTCCTCAGAACAGAACAGTCGCCTGGTGGTGCCGTCCCAATCCCATACGGCAAAAGAGTTGTATAAGGCCTGCTGCCAGCGTTGGGTCTGAGCGTCCGCTTGCTGCGTCCGAGCGTGTTGATTAATCAGGTGTTGAAAGGTCTGTTGGATGCCGTGCAGGATCTGCTGGTTAAGGGAGGTTTGTTGCGTGGCCGGACTGACGCTAAGCTTCACGCTGCCTTTGTTGGGCCAGACCAGGTAAAACATGGCTTGTTGTCGATGACTATTGACGCGAATGGCGTCTTGCGGCGGTGCGTCCGCTTGAAACTCAAGACACGTGGTTTTAAGGCCAAAGGACAGACAGAGCTGTTCCAGTTCCCTAAAAGCCTTTTGGGTGAAATCAGGCCATCCTGAAGACGAGATCAGGTGCCTTTCACCATGACTCAATCGTTCCACACTACATTTCATCTGCATTAAACCAGAAAAGAGGGATGGTTACATGCGTCAAGAATATCCTCGGCCGTGTGAACTGTCCATGAGAAAAATCTATTTTTCAAGCAGTTGCGGCCGCTGTCAAGAAAAATCGCGGTGGAGCAGACTCGGCTGGATTCCTGTATTATTCTGGTATTTGCCACTGTTATAGACAGTGTGGCTGCCTTCAATGGTGTGATAAAAAATCTGGCAGATTTCAACACCGGCATAAATCCTGATGGGGTGGATACAAAAAATTTCCAGCGTCCAGTAGCCACTGAAGCCGACATCGCCAAATCCGGCGGTAACGTGAACAAACAGGCCCAGCCTGCCGATAGAAGAGCGACCTTCAAGCATAGGGACGAGATTGTGGGTGGTGGTGTGTTCAGCCGTGCGGCCCAGATAGAGGCGACCGGCCTCAAGAACCAGTCCCTCAGGGGGGATCATCAAAGATTGCGTCTGCGGTGGTTGTTTCATGTCAAGAACCGGATTGGAATACGTCATCAGTTCGTCGTGCAGACACAGGTTGTAGCTGTTGGGATTAAGCTGCTGAGGGCGGAACGGATCAATCAGAATGTCGCAGCCGAGACGTCGTTCAATCTCTTTTCCCGATAAAATCATGAGCCGTTCCCCCCTTTTTATTGATGGTTGAGGTGTTAGCGTTTGGCTAAATCCAGCTT
Protein-coding sequences here:
- a CDS encoding diguanylate cyclase, with product MERLSHGERHLISSSGWPDFTQKAFRELEQLCLSFGLKTTCLEFQADAPPQDAIRVNSHRQQAMFYLVWPNKGSVKLSVSPATQQTSLNQQILHGIQQTFQHLINQHARTQQADAQTQRWQQALYNSFAVWDWDGTTRRLFCSEEWTNLLGLPHDTIRSVRMLFKRIHPEDRPVFKNALKKLVDGSLSKLDCEIRFKHAWEDYIWLRTRARVTDCNEQGAAQRVIGTSVNITARKKAEEEIYDLCQQLHNSELLYRELMKSASDAILIVDKQDGCIIDANHHASALSGYSIQELMGMERRQLLKNPDGEPVTCQDKGLIRDMLLISQHGQQHIIDISCTSVHVSGRHLTQCIIHEVSEHKAIEKRLQHLAHHDPLTGLPNRILFRDRLQHAVHKAQRQNTLLALCFFDLDHFKSINDSLGHDAGDQVLICIAERLVKTIRASDTAARLAGDEFIVILEDLEHQDLIQPIASKILSRINQPIDVAGQQVRVTSSLGISLYPLNTLDNDTLLNQADTAMYRAKENGSGLEFYMVSEDLKQKSLDLWPSVKKRSK
- the dcd gene encoding dCTP deaminase; translated protein: MILSGKEIERRLGCDILIDPFRPQQLNPNSYNLCLHDELMTYSNPVLDMKQPPQTQSLMIPPEGLVLEAGRLYLGRTAEHTTTHNLVPMLEGRSSIGRLGLFVHVTAGFGDVGFSGYWTLEIFCIHPIRIYAGVEICQIFYHTIEGSHTVYNSGKYQNNTGIQPSLLHRDFS